A region from the Lysobacter sp. BMK333-48F3 genome encodes:
- a CDS encoding peptidoglycan-binding domain-containing protein, translating to MAGTRRQERAVLTANQYAQGNIEGLSDYSTRRLVASTVLTESNGGDLSIINGAGYVGRYQAGATWLADAGYVDADKVRAAMSGYRREWTWAESGGMTRFLEDASNWKDGLSLDQYKASADLQDQAFKRNSDAAYRTAMRQGVLVEGDSEEHIAGFLKARHIAGYGGAVKVVQGKQAATDDYGTSSYDYYNDIALNRDGLDQLLIIEERFKGIPYQLPFENELRPGEANLSVEALQENLKLVGAVDANGRALQADGDYGKSTREAVSLFQERNNLPATGTADIATLTTLRTHAAALSATPDFQQVAERFQPPGYRSDWMQPNDQGLPSYLQAPTSVIKTHQPRDAMVDGSLKVGEQGPEVTKLQENLIQLGINERIKQPITADGVFGSATQRAVQAFQLWHGTEQVNGVADWHTLAAISTQAGLAIVQRTADQVFDRPTRDFAANVNLGRRIDPELAADRYEASRAPHAAPLSPAPASGSQAPAPISPVSSPARIDPTPTPSRLAPEDQAMFDKIRQNVPAQVTDEKVAQAMLQAKQNGIPDAGRIGHIGVVDGTLWVAGVVPGFHAGVSTSEPAPPMQDTLRANQSFNQERDQQHAQNLAQRSQEDPSRGPRQ from the coding sequence ATGGCAGGGACGCGTAGGCAAGAACGAGCCGTACTGACGGCCAATCAGTATGCTCAGGGCAATATCGAAGGGCTAAGCGACTATTCCACTCGGAGACTGGTGGCTTCAACCGTCTTGACCGAGAGCAATGGCGGCGACCTGAGCATCATCAACGGTGCGGGTTATGTCGGACGGTATCAGGCGGGCGCTACCTGGCTGGCCGATGCGGGCTACGTCGACGCGGACAAGGTCAGAGCGGCGATGTCGGGGTATCGCAGGGAATGGACCTGGGCCGAGTCGGGAGGCATGACCCGCTTCCTGGAAGATGCTTCCAACTGGAAAGACGGCTTGAGCCTCGACCAGTACAAGGCCTCCGCCGACTTGCAGGATCAAGCGTTCAAACGCAACAGCGACGCCGCTTATCGCACCGCCATGAGGCAGGGAGTGCTCGTAGAGGGCGACTCCGAGGAGCACATCGCGGGCTTCCTGAAAGCACGACATATCGCCGGATATGGCGGGGCCGTGAAAGTCGTCCAGGGAAAGCAGGCCGCGACGGACGACTACGGGACGAGCAGCTACGACTATTACAACGATATAGCGCTCAATCGCGACGGACTCGACCAACTGCTGATCATCGAGGAACGGTTCAAAGGCATCCCCTACCAACTACCTTTCGAGAATGAGCTACGCCCTGGCGAAGCCAATCTTTCCGTAGAAGCGTTACAGGAAAATCTGAAGCTGGTCGGCGCGGTCGATGCCAACGGTAGAGCGCTGCAAGCCGACGGAGACTATGGAAAGAGCACACGAGAAGCTGTTTCGCTCTTCCAGGAGCGCAACAACCTCCCAGCTACCGGCACAGCCGACATTGCGACGCTAACGACATTGCGAACGCACGCCGCGGCGCTCTCAGCGACACCGGACTTCCAGCAAGTCGCCGAGCGCTTTCAACCGCCCGGCTATCGCAGCGATTGGATGCAGCCGAACGACCAAGGCTTGCCGTCGTACTTGCAAGCCCCTACCTCCGTAATCAAAACTCACCAACCACGCGACGCGATGGTCGACGGCAGCTTGAAAGTCGGCGAGCAGGGCCCGGAAGTCACAAAGTTACAGGAGAATCTGATCCAGCTCGGAATCAATGAGCGGATCAAACAGCCGATCACCGCGGATGGCGTTTTTGGCTCGGCCACTCAACGAGCAGTACAGGCCTTTCAACTTTGGCATGGGACTGAGCAGGTCAACGGTGTCGCAGATTGGCATACGCTCGCAGCGATCAGCACCCAGGCCGGATTGGCCATCGTCCAACGAACAGCGGACCAGGTCTTCGACCGCCCCACCCGCGACTTCGCCGCCAACGTCAATCTTGGCAGGCGGATCGATCCCGAGTTGGCTGCCGATCGCTACGAGGCAAGTCGCGCACCCCATGCAGCCCCCCTTTCCCCAGCACCAGCCTCCGGCTCGCAGGCCCCTGCCCCGATCAGCCCGGTTTCATCGCCAGCACGCATCGACCCCACACCGACACCCTCACGGCTAGCGCCTGAGGATCAAGCCATGTTCGACAAGATCCGACAAAACGTACCTGCGCAGGTGACTGACGAGAAAGTGGCGCAAGCGATGCTTCAAGCCAAGCAGAACGGCATTCCCGATGCTGGTCGCATCGGCCACATCGGGGTTGTAGATGGAACCCTGTGGGTCGCGGGTGTCGTACCAGGATTCCACGCGGGTGTCTCCACATCCGAGCCGGCACCGCCGATGCAGGACACCTTGCGTGCGAACCAATCCTTCAATCAAGAGCGCGACCAACAGCACGCGCAAAACCTAGCCCAACGTTCGCAAGAAGACCCGAGCCGCGGCCCAAGACAGTAA
- a CDS encoding S1 family peptidase: MDFGSRRSLRFVPAALAAGLLCSLGLQAQPVGGDPIAVSYAQTYRVPVSEAQRRMARVPAIAQLEQRLQRELPEAFAGLYIEHLPSYRVVVRFTKTPKALLARYTKDPVFVAQLAPRPLELLRGAQEELAAQLSSSGVAFESGVDVKASQVNLFVLDTATAAKRLSGLMAVADYIKLHKVPALMTPTAIVGGNQVDGSTQRCTTGFNVFNATRELGVITAGHCDNALTYIGSPNATLAFQSEQNGGSLDLQWNKQSGGTPQEQSNQIKLVGGPQATMDITSQTTSANLPLGTTVCKMGITTNYTCGEVADKNAQAMYAGSVGTYIRVHNASNQVMTAAGDSGGPVFGTNTAYGLVHGRGGTGTPTHNDLYFMPVDHFSAIGVTLLKEKFALTSIPNVSGPHNVSFQAQVFFQGVPKFPVQRKTKIVSCAMGWTCSDYNGTYTTSSTSPLTFNYKCNVTGSNPTSTFVWSTTLVGADGVATNAIQHTSTCTSTTVAGAAKAGGEGGAPSITIEP; the protein is encoded by the coding sequence ATGGATTTCGGATCTCGTCGTTCTCTGCGTTTCGTCCCGGCTGCGTTGGCGGCCGGTCTGTTGTGTTCGCTGGGGTTGCAGGCGCAGCCGGTCGGGGGCGACCCGATCGCGGTGTCGTATGCGCAGACCTACCGCGTGCCGGTGTCGGAGGCGCAGCGCCGGATGGCGCGGGTGCCGGCGATCGCGCAATTGGAGCAGCGCTTGCAGCGGGAGCTGCCGGAAGCGTTCGCCGGCCTGTATATCGAGCATCTGCCCAGCTATCGGGTGGTGGTGCGTTTCACCAAGACGCCGAAGGCTTTGCTGGCGCGATACACGAAGGATCCGGTGTTCGTCGCTCAACTGGCGCCGCGGCCGTTGGAATTGCTGCGCGGGGCGCAGGAAGAGTTGGCGGCGCAGTTGAGTTCGTCCGGGGTGGCGTTCGAATCGGGGGTGGACGTCAAGGCTTCGCAGGTGAATCTGTTCGTGCTGGATACCGCGACGGCGGCCAAGCGCCTGTCGGGGCTGATGGCGGTGGCCGACTACATCAAGCTGCACAAGGTGCCGGCGTTGATGACGCCGACCGCGATCGTCGGCGGCAATCAGGTCGACGGCAGCACCCAGCGTTGCACCACCGGTTTCAACGTGTTCAACGCGACGCGCGAGTTGGGGGTGATCACGGCGGGGCATTGCGACAATGCGCTGACCTATATCGGCAGCCCGAACGCGACCCTGGCGTTCCAGAGCGAGCAGAACGGCGGTTCGCTGGATCTGCAGTGGAACAAGCAGTCCGGCGGCACGCCGCAGGAGCAGAGCAACCAGATCAAGCTGGTCGGCGGGCCGCAGGCGACGATGGACATCACCAGCCAGACCACGTCGGCCAACCTGCCGCTGGGCACGACGGTGTGCAAGATGGGCATCACCACCAACTACACCTGCGGCGAGGTAGCGGACAAGAACGCGCAGGCGATGTACGCCGGCTCGGTCGGCACCTATATCCGCGTGCACAACGCCAGCAACCAGGTGATGACCGCCGCCGGCGACAGCGGCGGGCCGGTGTTCGGCACCAACACCGCCTACGGCCTGGTCCACGGCCGCGGCGGCACGGGAACGCCGACCCATAACGATCTGTACTTCATGCCGGTGGATCATTTCTCGGCGATCGGGGTGACCTTGCTGAAGGAGAAGTTCGCCCTGACCAGCATCCCCAACGTGTCCGGGCCGCATAACGTCAGCTTCCAGGCGCAAGTGTTCTTCCAGGGTGTGCCGAAGTTCCCGGTGCAGCGCAAGACCAAGATCGTCAGCTGCGCGATGGGCTGGACCTGCAGCGACTACAACGGAACCTATACGACCAGCAGCACGTCGCCGCTGACGTTCAACTACAAGTGCAACGTCACCGGCTCGAACCCGACCTCGACCTTCGTCTGGAGCACCACCCTGGTCGGCGCCGACGGTGTGGCGACCAATGCGATCCAGCACACCAGCACCTGCACCTCGACCACGGTGGCGGGCGCGGCGAAGGCTGGCGGAGAGGGCGGGGCGCCGTCGATCACGATCGAGCCTTGA
- a CDS encoding reprolysin-like metallopeptidase: MQHDAAGASQDASGAGGPNPLALAAMQINGGASPDGMWQTLPAVQLPERFPAPTAYVPLTLDAMMLEARLRGTPRETFGPIPEQTQIYLPRASGGFVQIALAQSQLLGPGLAGQYPQIKTYVFEDEREGFTGHITVGTRGVFISGQTDDGILRVEPVETANGRVYLSYRDQDRTDGANDFHQDDDDHHGTPVPRFSAALVSQIQANAKVSAGTQLRIYRLAASTTGEFYQARDAGGGAADVLSSIVADLAGANAVLEPEVSVRLVVADASDDVIYSDPDTDPFDNTQSPCTLRDANRDNNKVVLDDADYDIGFLFATRGGNGASGCAWFVVCLTTYDTLHKGRGAGQMGNNGANSASGLLAHEVGHQLGARHTFTGSDGSCTLNEFLAGDSESGYEPGSGTTRMSYNGNCGTDDVDTSVIGAGSYFHSRSFDEIVTNVFSGDGSTCGTLVNTSNLPPNVNAGGDYTIPRQTPFELSGSATDADALTYNWEQYDRALTQRPINTDPGDGPLVRSLPPGASSSRIIPNLQDLLDGVTRAGEILPQVDREMNFRLIARDNRMGGGGVAYDGMHIQVSGSPFFITAPNSGTLGAGCTVPLSWEVGGGSIAPQVSALFSSDGGQNFATTLIGATANDGAASFVVPCAGGSDNRIKLQSVGNIFFDINDQDLSVTNTAPSVAVDTAGGAVDEACEFTVQFSAQATDTCGVLAGDVEVELIKAANNYTLGTPTINIQQVSATEVGVSGSVVVSELTGSPAQLTVRVTAQDACGLTTQDTALAQIVDDTPPTIDVSLSPDQLWPPNHKMAPIWATVVAKDNCPGVAYTLTSVISDEPDNGDADGDTVNDIQNAAIGTADLQFDLRAERAGNGDGRVYTATYTAADGSGNDVSDSDTVLVPKNK, from the coding sequence GTGCAACACGACGCCGCGGGTGCGTCGCAGGACGCCTCGGGAGCGGGCGGTCCCAATCCGCTGGCCTTGGCGGCCATGCAGATCAACGGCGGCGCGTCGCCGGACGGCATGTGGCAAACCCTGCCGGCGGTGCAATTGCCCGAGCGGTTCCCGGCGCCGACCGCATACGTGCCGCTGACGCTGGACGCGATGATGCTGGAAGCGCGCTTGCGCGGCACGCCGCGCGAGACCTTCGGGCCGATCCCGGAGCAGACTCAGATCTACCTGCCGCGCGCCAGCGGCGGTTTCGTCCAGATCGCGCTGGCGCAGAGCCAGTTGCTGGGGCCGGGGCTGGCCGGCCAGTACCCGCAGATCAAGACCTATGTGTTCGAGGACGAGCGCGAAGGCTTCACCGGCCATATCACCGTCGGCACGCGCGGGGTGTTCATTTCCGGCCAGACCGACGACGGCATCCTGCGCGTCGAGCCGGTCGAGACCGCCAACGGCCGAGTCTATCTGAGCTATCGCGACCAGGACCGCACCGACGGCGCCAACGATTTCCATCAGGACGACGACGATCACCACGGTACGCCGGTGCCGCGCTTCTCCGCCGCGCTGGTATCGCAGATCCAGGCCAACGCCAAGGTCTCGGCCGGCACGCAGTTGCGGATCTACCGGCTTGCGGCGTCGACCACCGGCGAGTTCTACCAGGCCCGCGACGCGGGCGGCGGCGCGGCCGACGTGCTGTCGTCGATCGTCGCCGACCTGGCCGGCGCCAATGCGGTGCTGGAGCCGGAGGTCAGCGTGCGCCTGGTCGTGGCCGATGCCAGCGACGATGTGATCTACAGCGATCCGGACACCGACCCGTTCGACAACACCCAGAGCCCGTGCACGCTGCGCGACGCCAATCGCGACAACAACAAGGTGGTGCTGGACGACGCGGACTACGACATCGGCTTCCTGTTCGCGACCCGCGGCGGCAACGGCGCCAGCGGTTGCGCCTGGTTCGTGGTCTGCCTGACCACCTACGACACCCTGCACAAGGGCCGCGGCGCGGGCCAGATGGGCAACAACGGCGCCAACAGCGCCAGCGGCTTGCTCGCGCACGAGGTCGGCCACCAGCTCGGCGCGCGGCATACCTTCACCGGTTCGGACGGCAGCTGCACGCTCAACGAGTTCCTGGCCGGCGACAGCGAAAGCGGCTACGAGCCGGGCAGCGGCACCACCCGCATGTCGTACAACGGCAACTGCGGCACCGACGATGTCGACACTTCGGTGATCGGCGCCGGTTCGTATTTCCACTCGCGCAGCTTCGACGAGATCGTCACCAACGTGTTCAGCGGCGACGGCTCGACTTGCGGCACGCTGGTGAATACCAGCAATCTGCCGCCGAACGTGAATGCCGGCGGGGATTACACGATTCCGCGGCAGACCCCGTTCGAACTCAGCGGCTCGGCGACGGACGCCGATGCGCTGACCTACAACTGGGAGCAGTACGACCGCGCGCTGACCCAGCGGCCGATCAACACCGACCCCGGCGACGGGCCCTTGGTGCGCTCGCTGCCACCGGGCGCGTCCAGCTCGCGCATCATCCCCAACCTGCAGGATCTGTTGGACGGCGTGACCCGCGCCGGCGAGATCCTGCCGCAGGTCGACCGCGAGATGAACTTCCGCCTGATCGCTCGCGACAATCGCATGGGCGGCGGCGGCGTGGCCTACGACGGCATGCACATCCAGGTGTCGGGCAGCCCGTTCTTCATCACAGCGCCGAACAGCGGCACGCTGGGCGCCGGCTGCACGGTGCCCTTGAGCTGGGAGGTCGGCGGCGGTTCCATCGCGCCGCAGGTCAGCGCGCTGTTCTCCAGCGACGGCGGGCAGAACTTCGCCACCACCCTGATCGGCGCGACCGCCAACGACGGCGCGGCCTCGTTCGTGGTGCCCTGCGCCGGCGGTTCGGACAACCGGATCAAGCTGCAGTCGGTCGGCAATATCTTCTTCGACATCAACGACCAGGACCTGAGCGTGACCAATACCGCGCCCAGCGTTGCGGTCGACACCGCCGGAGGCGCGGTCGACGAGGCCTGCGAGTTCACCGTGCAGTTCAGCGCCCAGGCCACCGACACTTGCGGCGTGCTGGCCGGCGATGTCGAGGTCGAGTTGATCAAGGCGGCGAACAACTACACCCTGGGCACGCCGACGATCAACATCCAGCAGGTCTCGGCTACGGAAGTCGGGGTCAGCGGCAGCGTGGTGGTGTCCGAGCTGACCGGTTCGCCGGCGCAACTGACCGTCCGCGTCACCGCGCAGGACGCCTGTGGCCTGACCACCCAGGACACCGCGCTGGCGCAGATCGTCGACGACACGCCGCCGACGATCGACGTCAGCCTCAGCCCGGACCAACTGTGGCCGCCGAACCACAAGATGGCGCCGATCTGGGCCACGGTGGTGGCCAAGGACAACTGCCCGGGCGTGGCCTACACCCTGACCAGCGTGATCAGCGACGAGCCGGACAACGGCGATGCCGACGGCGACACCGTCAACGACATCCAGAACGCCGCGATCGGCACGGCCGACCTGCAGTTCGACCTGCGCGCCGAACGCGCCGGCAACGGCGACGGCCGCGTCTATACCGCGACCTACACCGCGGCGGACGGTTCGGGCAACGACGTCAGCGATTCGGATACGGTGTTGGTGCCGAAGAACAAGTGA
- a CDS encoding S1 family peptidase, whose product MRKISKSVLAATAVMMVSGAAFAADELAPALKTAMQRDLGLSGNQLAQYLKAERLAAQQEKALAKQLGRHYAGAWLERKADGSFAFVAASTSIKAAKATAGVETRQARHSLAALDAAKGQLDSQLARNGKAPKGVYSWAVDLPSNSVIVGVAPGAEDAAVDFVARSGLDSNTVRFETLAEAPQRRTTIQGGRGYLRNPGDGYLYACSVGFSVTKGTTLGFATAGHCGNTGEVVYNEDSQWTPGVRLGSFAASSMPDDNETGPDRGWVQVDSTHTLSASVYGYGNGDVNVSGSTEAAVGAALCRSGRTSSWRCGAIRSKNVTVSYVDDAGNPDGTVTGLTQTTACSEGGDSGGSFITGAGQAQGVLSGGSGSCKGRQGRTGGGNSYYSPINPILSAYSLTLKTTP is encoded by the coding sequence ATGCGCAAGATCAGTAAGTCGGTTCTCGCTGCAACGGCGGTCATGATGGTTTCCGGCGCGGCCTTCGCCGCCGACGAGCTCGCCCCCGCCCTGAAGACGGCCATGCAGCGCGACCTCGGCCTGTCCGGCAATCAGCTCGCCCAGTACCTCAAGGCCGAACGCCTGGCCGCGCAGCAGGAAAAGGCGCTGGCCAAGCAACTGGGCCGCCACTACGCCGGCGCCTGGCTCGAGCGCAAGGCCGACGGCTCCTTCGCCTTCGTCGCCGCCAGCACTTCGATCAAGGCCGCCAAGGCCACGGCCGGCGTGGAAACCCGTCAGGCCCGCCACAGCCTGGCCGCGCTCGACGCCGCCAAGGGTCAGCTCGACAGCCAGCTGGCGCGCAACGGCAAGGCGCCCAAGGGCGTGTACAGCTGGGCGGTCGACCTGCCCAGCAACAGCGTGATCGTCGGCGTCGCCCCGGGCGCGGAAGACGCCGCAGTCGACTTCGTCGCGCGCAGCGGCCTGGACAGCAACACCGTGCGCTTCGAAACCCTCGCCGAGGCGCCGCAGCGCCGCACCACCATCCAGGGCGGCCGCGGCTATCTGCGCAACCCGGGCGACGGCTATCTGTATGCCTGCTCGGTGGGCTTCTCGGTCACCAAGGGCACCACCCTGGGCTTCGCCACCGCCGGCCACTGCGGCAACACCGGCGAAGTGGTCTACAACGAAGACTCGCAGTGGACCCCGGGCGTGCGCCTGGGTTCGTTCGCCGCTTCGAGCATGCCCGACGACAACGAAACCGGCCCGGACCGCGGCTGGGTCCAGGTCGACAGCACCCACACCCTGTCGGCCAGCGTGTACGGCTACGGCAACGGCGACGTCAACGTGTCCGGCAGCACCGAAGCCGCGGTCGGCGCCGCGCTGTGCCGTTCCGGCCGCACCAGCAGCTGGCGCTGCGGCGCCATCCGCAGCAAGAACGTCACCGTGTCCTACGTCGACGACGCCGGCAATCCCGACGGCACCGTCACCGGCCTGACCCAGACCACCGCCTGCTCCGAAGGCGGCGACTCCGGCGGTTCGTTCATCACCGGCGCCGGCCAGGCCCAGGGCGTGTTGTCCGGCGGCAGCGGCAGCTGCAAGGGCCGCCAGGGCCGCACCGGCGGCGGCAACAGCTACTACAGCCCGATCAACCCGATCCTGAGCGCCTACTCGCTGACCTTGAAGACCACGCCGTAA
- a CDS encoding S8 family serine peptidase, with protein MRSSAPTAPARRLRLLPLLLIAAMPAAAAAAPPADPAAPSVFAKPLKTALGRYDSREVIEVKFVRDSQVSLQGGRPTSAKYGRLTALESLTGGAGPVSAMEPLFRADAATLAGLAKSAQPQAGNAQPDLSQWFRLRLRPGQDIQRVIDELNAMGIVEIAYPAPLPVPLPASPAYDANQHYKLPAAQSGIDSDYARTQPGGNGAGVRVLDIEYSWNVNHEDLSKLRLAGAQVRNGTPRDPFNDNNHGTAVMGELVADGNGLGVTGLVNGASAHYTNAMNTERGYDLANAILTAANFLRAGDVMLLEQQAAGPSGCSNYVPVEWTPSVYDAIVVATNKGVHVVQAGGNGNMNLDNTACFGSPFPRSRPDSGSIIVGAGGPRSNAWCSDSVAERAKQPFSTYGRRVNVQAWGRCVTTAGYGNLYNGGANAYYTKTFSGTSSASPIVASAVVALSGIAKQRGITLTPRQMRDLLIATGTPQTGSGGQIGPLPDLRAAISRVKAMP; from the coding sequence ATGCGCTCTTCCGCTCCTACCGCGCCGGCCCGCCGGCTGCGCCTGTTGCCGCTGCTGCTCATCGCCGCCATGCCCGCCGCCGCTGCTGCCGCGCCGCCGGCCGATCCCGCCGCGCCGTCGGTGTTCGCCAAGCCGCTCAAGACCGCGCTCGGCCGCTACGATTCGCGCGAAGTCATCGAGGTCAAGTTCGTCCGCGACAGCCAGGTCAGCCTGCAGGGCGGACGCCCGACCTCGGCCAAATACGGCCGCCTGACCGCGCTGGAAAGCCTGACCGGCGGCGCCGGCCCGGTGTCGGCGATGGAGCCCTTGTTCCGCGCCGATGCGGCGACCCTGGCCGGCCTGGCCAAGAGCGCGCAGCCGCAGGCCGGCAACGCCCAGCCCGACCTCAGCCAATGGTTCCGCCTGCGCCTGCGCCCGGGCCAGGACATCCAGCGGGTGATCGACGAGCTCAACGCGATGGGCATCGTCGAGATCGCCTATCCCGCGCCGCTGCCGGTGCCGCTGCCGGCCTCGCCGGCCTACGACGCCAACCAGCACTACAAGCTGCCCGCCGCGCAGAGCGGCATCGACAGCGACTACGCCCGCACCCAGCCCGGCGGCAACGGCGCCGGCGTGCGCGTGCTCGACATCGAGTACAGCTGGAACGTCAACCACGAAGACCTGTCCAAGCTGCGCCTGGCCGGCGCGCAGGTGCGCAACGGCACCCCGCGCGATCCGTTCAACGACAACAACCACGGCACCGCGGTGATGGGCGAACTGGTGGCCGACGGCAACGGCCTCGGCGTCACCGGCCTGGTCAACGGCGCCAGCGCGCACTACACCAATGCGATGAACACCGAGCGCGGCTACGACCTGGCCAACGCCATCCTCACCGCGGCCAACTTCCTGCGCGCCGGCGACGTGATGCTGCTCGAGCAGCAGGCCGCCGGCCCCAGCGGCTGCAGCAACTACGTGCCGGTGGAATGGACGCCGTCGGTGTACGACGCGATCGTGGTCGCCACCAACAAGGGCGTGCACGTGGTCCAGGCCGGCGGCAACGGCAACATGAACCTGGACAACACCGCCTGCTTCGGCTCGCCGTTCCCGCGCAGCCGCCCGGACTCGGGCTCGATCATCGTCGGCGCCGGCGGCCCGCGTTCCAACGCCTGGTGCAGCGACAGCGTCGCCGAGCGCGCCAAGCAGCCGTTCTCGACCTACGGCCGCCGCGTCAACGTCCAGGCCTGGGGCCGCTGCGTCACCACCGCCGGCTACGGCAACCTCTACAACGGCGGCGCCAACGCCTACTACACCAAGACCTTCTCCGGCACCTCCAGCGCCTCGCCGATCGTCGCCTCGGCGGTGGTCGCGCTGTCGGGCATCGCCAAGCAGCGCGGCATCACCCTGACTCCGCGGCAGATGCGCGACCTGCTGATCGCCACCGGCACCCCGCAGACCGGCAGCGGCGGCCAGATCGGCCCGCTGCCCGACCTGCGCGCGGCGATTTCGCGCGTCAAGGCCATGCCCTGA
- a CDS encoding M13 family metallopeptidase → MVKSSVPLFALLAVSTASAGALHGIQPGDINRNGQACNDFFDYANGAWRKQNPIPDYMDRWSRRWQSGEVNKERVRDILTELSARNDWPRGSAGQLAGDFYAACMDESRVDALGVKPLQPWLDEIGAIGDRDGLQREIGKLHAAGVAVPFGVFAGEDLREPSKTIAHLYAGGLGLPDRDYYFKTEPRFVEARAKYLLHVARMFELAGTPAEQARRDAQAVFEFEKRLAEASLDNVQLRDPKLQDNPTGFDDLPKLAPNFDWGGYFDAAQMPRAAVNVTQPKFLQQFDRELAKTPLPQWQAYLRWQLLHAAADSLSTPFVEENFAFNGKFLTGTTQIKPRWKRCAELTDNQLGEALGQKYVEKYFPPQAKTRMQDMVRNILAAMDDTIRELDWMDDATKRKALEKRSTFVAKLGYPDKFKTYDGVAVSRDSAWDNVVAASRWNVADNRSQVGKPTDRSRWGMTPPTSNAYYNPLQNEIVFPAGILQSPAFDVDATDAVNYGAIGVVIGHEISHGFDDQGAQFDAQGRLKNWWTPADGRQFAAKGQCVVDQFEGYFIEPGVHHNGKLVLGESIGDLAGAKIAYRAYLKSREGKGPEPTLDGFTPEQQFFIAWGQFRGDETRLETQRTMIQGDPHPVAKYRVNGPLSNLPAFQQVFQCKAGDAMVRAQEQRCEVW, encoded by the coding sequence GTGGTCAAGTCCAGCGTTCCGCTTTTCGCGTTGTTGGCCGTTTCCACCGCGTCCGCCGGCGCCCTGCATGGGATCCAGCCCGGCGACATCAATCGCAACGGCCAGGCCTGCAACGATTTCTTCGATTACGCCAACGGCGCCTGGCGCAAGCAGAACCCGATTCCGGATTACATGGATCGCTGGAGCCGGCGTTGGCAATCCGGCGAGGTCAACAAGGAACGCGTGCGCGACATCCTCACCGAGCTGTCGGCGCGCAACGACTGGCCCCGCGGCAGCGCGGGGCAACTGGCCGGGGATTTCTACGCCGCCTGCATGGACGAGTCGCGGGTCGACGCGCTCGGGGTCAAGCCCTTGCAGCCGTGGCTGGACGAGATCGGCGCGATCGGCGATCGCGACGGCCTGCAGCGCGAGATCGGCAAGCTGCACGCGGCCGGCGTCGCGGTGCCGTTCGGGGTGTTCGCCGGCGAAGACCTGCGCGAGCCGTCCAAGACCATCGCCCACCTATATGCCGGCGGCCTGGGCCTGCCGGACCGCGACTACTACTTCAAGACCGAGCCGCGTTTCGTCGAGGCGCGAGCCAAGTACCTGCTGCACGTGGCCAGGATGTTCGAGCTGGCCGGGACCCCGGCCGAGCAGGCCCGGCGCGATGCGCAGGCCGTGTTCGAGTTCGAAAAGCGCCTGGCCGAGGCGTCGCTGGACAACGTGCAACTGCGCGACCCCAAGCTGCAGGACAATCCGACCGGCTTCGACGACCTGCCCAAGCTGGCGCCGAACTTCGACTGGGGCGGCTATTTCGACGCCGCGCAGATGCCGCGCGCCGCGGTCAACGTGACCCAGCCCAAGTTCCTGCAGCAGTTCGACCGCGAACTGGCCAAGACGCCGCTGCCGCAGTGGCAGGCTTATCTGCGCTGGCAGCTGCTGCATGCCGCGGCCGATTCGCTGTCGACCCCGTTCGTCGAGGAGAACTTCGCCTTCAACGGCAAGTTCCTCACCGGCACCACCCAGATCAAGCCGCGCTGGAAGCGCTGCGCCGAACTCACCGACAACCAGCTCGGCGAGGCGCTGGGGCAGAAGTACGTGGAGAAGTACTTCCCGCCGCAGGCCAAGACGCGCATGCAGGACATGGTCCGCAACATCCTCGCGGCGATGGACGACACCATCCGCGAGCTGGACTGGATGGACGATGCGACCAAGCGCAAGGCGCTGGAAAAGCGTTCGACCTTCGTCGCCAAGCTGGGCTATCCGGACAAGTTCAAGACCTACGACGGCGTCGCGGTGAGCCGCGACTCGGCCTGGGACAACGTGGTCGCCGCCTCGCGCTGGAACGTGGCCGACAACCGCAGCCAGGTCGGCAAGCCGACCGACCGCAGCCGCTGGGGCATGACCCCGCCGACCTCCAACGCCTACTACAACCCGCTGCAGAACGAGATCGTGTTCCCGGCCGGGATCCTGCAGTCGCCGGCGTTCGACGTGGATGCGACCGACGCGGTCAACTACGGCGCGATCGGGGTGGTGATCGGCCACGAGATCAGCCACGGCTTCGACGACCAGGGCGCGCAGTTCGACGCCCAGGGCCGGTTGAAGAACTGGTGGACGCCGGCCGACGGCCGCCAGTTCGCGGCCAAGGGTCAATGCGTGGTCGACCAGTTCGAGGGCTATTTCATCGAGCCCGGCGTGCACCACAACGGCAAGCTGGTGCTGGGCGAATCGATCGGCGACCTGGCCGGGGCCAAGATCGCTTATCGCGCGTATCTGAAATCGCGCGAGGGCAAGGGGCCGGAACCGACGCTCGACGGCTTCACCCCGGAGCAGCAGTTCTTCATCGCCTGGGGCCAGTTCCGCGGCGACGAGACCCGCCTGGAGACCCAGCGCACGATGATCCAGGGCGACCCGCACCCGGTCGCCAAGTACCGCGTCAACGGCCCGCTGTCGAACCTGCCGGCGTTCCAGCAGGTGTTCCAGTGCAAGGCGGGGGATGCGATGGTGCGGGCGCAGGAGCAGCGCTGCGAGGTGTGGTGA
- a CDS encoding helix-turn-helix transcriptional regulator codes for MAIVIRLDEKLHERRMTLTELSERVDITLANLSILKTGKAKAIRFSTLEAICAVLECQPGELITYDPTRPAEE; via the coding sequence ATGGCCATCGTGATCCGACTCGACGAAAAGCTGCACGAGCGGCGCATGACCCTGACCGAGCTGTCCGAGCGCGTCGACATCACCCTGGCCAACCTGTCGATCCTCAAGACCGGCAAGGCCAAGGCAATCCGCTTCTCGACCCTGGAGGCGATCTGCGCGGTGCTGGAATGCCAGCCCGGGGAGCTGATTACCTACGATCCGACCCGTCCGGCGGAGGAGTGA